The following coding sequences are from one Phycisphaeraceae bacterium window:
- a CDS encoding J domain-containing protein, with amino-acid sequence MTGGTHYTTLGIERAATLAEIRKAYRSLARRLHPDVNASHDAADSFLRVQAAYAVLSDSKRRAEYDLRLESQAVASPGVAHYTWTNIATHVTKPNAARARTELDDMYDAYFGGREA; translated from the coding sequence ATGACCGGCGGCACCCACTACACCACCTTGGGAATCGAGCGAGCGGCGACCCTCGCCGAGATTCGGAAGGCCTACCGATCGCTGGCTCGAAGGCTGCATCCGGACGTCAACGCCTCGCACGACGCGGCGGACAGCTTCTTGCGGGTGCAGGCCGCGTACGCCGTGCTCTCAGATTCGAAACGCCGGGCCGAGTACGACCTCAGGCTCGAGTCCCAGGCGGTCGCCAGTCCGGGTGTGGCACATTACACATGGACCAACATCGCGACGCACGTAACCAAGCCGAATGCCGCAAGAGCTCGGACCGAGCTCGACGATATGTATGATGCCTATTTCGGCGGCCGGGAGGCCTGA
- the mdh gene encoding malate dehydrogenase, which produces MAMRRAKISVIGAGNIGGECARSIAMKELGDVVLLDIPNKDKPELHMPRGKALDLACCGPVENFDARITGTFDYADIADSDVVVITAGLPRKPGMSRDDLVQVNAGIVKNVAENVKKYAPNAIIIVVSNPLDAMVYVAWKVTGFPAARVMGQAGALDVARYKTFLAWELGVSIEDIQGLLLGGHGDDMVPLPSRTSVNGIPISQLLSAEKINACVERAKAGGGEVVKLMGTSAWYAPSAGTVEMVEAIVRDKKRVIASAAYCEDEFGAAPGQRGKGMFVGVPCVLGAKGVEKIITFKLDETEQKFMNESISHVKDLIAVVQKLYPEMA; this is translated from the coding sequence ATGGCCATGCGTCGCGCGAAGATCAGCGTCATCGGGGCAGGCAACATCGGCGGCGAGTGCGCCCGGTCCATCGCCATGAAGGAACTCGGCGACGTCGTCCTGCTGGACATCCCCAACAAGGACAAGCCCGAACTCCACATGCCCCGCGGCAAGGCCCTCGACCTGGCCTGCTGCGGCCCGGTCGAGAACTTCGACGCCCGCATCACCGGCACCTTTGACTACGCCGACATCGCCGATTCCGACGTGGTCGTGATCACCGCCGGCCTGCCCCGCAAGCCCGGCATGAGCCGCGACGACCTCGTGCAGGTCAACGCGGGTATCGTCAAGAACGTCGCCGAGAACGTCAAGAAGTACGCCCCGAACGCGATCATCATCGTCGTCTCCAACCCGCTGGACGCCATGGTCTACGTCGCGTGGAAGGTCACCGGCTTCCCCGCCGCGCGCGTAATGGGCCAGGCCGGCGCCCTCGACGTCGCCCGGTACAAGACCTTCCTGGCGTGGGAGCTGGGCGTCAGCATCGAGGACATCCAGGGCCTGCTCCTGGGTGGCCACGGCGACGACATGGTCCCGCTGCCCAGCCGCACCAGCGTCAACGGCATCCCGATCTCCCAGTTGCTGAGCGCCGAGAAGATCAACGCCTGCGTCGAGAGAGCCAAGGCCGGCGGCGGCGAGGTGGTCAAACTCATGGGCACCAGCGCGTGGTACGCCCCCTCTGCGGGCACGGTCGAGATGGTCGAGGCGATCGTCCGCGACAAGAAGCGGGTCATCGCCTCCGCCGCCTACTGCGAGGACGAGTTCGGCGCCGCCCCCGGCCAGCGCGGCAAGGGCATGTTCGTCGGAGTCCCCTGCGTGCTGGGCGCCAAGGGCGTCGAGAAGATCATCACCTTCAAGCTCGACGAGACCGAGCAGAAGTTCATGAACGAGTCGATCAGCCACGTCAAGGACCTGATCGCCGTGGTCCAGAAGTTGTACCCCGAGATGGCCTGA
- the rplI gene encoding 50S ribosomal protein L9: MPKNVELLLTESVEALGIVGDVVKVRTGYARNFLLPRGFATEPSEDKVKELAGKRAEAERQLAELRKSREALVQKLDGYLLELIRSCNDMGILYGGITQGELATALGERGFAVKPRDVRLSHAVKRVGQYEVHVKFASDLEATVKLDVKPDRKLDLRDDDEPAEDAAAAGETPPEAAADAEAGEKKKSKKSKDEAPAAKEPKAEKPAKGEKSEKGKKA, translated from the coding sequence ATGCCAAAGAACGTTGAACTGCTCCTCACCGAGAGCGTCGAGGCCCTCGGTATCGTCGGCGACGTCGTCAAGGTCCGCACCGGCTACGCCCGGAACTTCCTGCTCCCCCGCGGCTTCGCGACCGAGCCCAGCGAGGACAAGGTCAAGGAGCTCGCCGGCAAGCGTGCCGAAGCCGAGCGCCAGCTCGCCGAGCTCCGCAAGAGCCGCGAGGCCCTTGTGCAGAAGCTCGACGGTTATCTCCTCGAACTCATCCGCTCGTGCAACGACATGGGCATCCTGTACGGCGGCATCACCCAGGGCGAGCTCGCGACCGCCCTCGGCGAGCGAGGGTTCGCCGTCAAGCCGCGCGATGTCCGCCTCTCCCACGCTGTCAAGCGCGTCGGCCAGTACGAGGTGCACGTGAAGTTCGCCTCCGACCTCGAGGCCACCGTGAAGCTCGACGTCAAGCCGGACCGCAAGCTCGACCTCCGCGATGACGACGAGCCCGCCGAGGACGCCGCCGCCGCGGGCGAAACCCCGCCGGAGGCCGCGGCCGACGCCGAGGCCGGGGAGAAGAAGAAGTCCAAGAAGTCCAAGGACGAGGCCCCCGCCGCCAAGGAACCCAAGGCGGAGAAGCCCGCCAAGGGCGAGAAAAGCGAGAAGGGCAAGAAGGCCTGA
- a CDS encoding immunoglobulin domain-containing protein, whose protein sequence is MRTSLGLRFSLLATVALVVTAVLASRVVAQPDQVLVPFEQSLWRTYPGTTSTENWMSPSTSVFDDSSWLQQSQPFGGYVGGECIPPFPVQSPMPFATGGLFRKRFTVPCGATNVRVRVAIDNDVQVWWNGVDISGGLQTSDTCPVAGQLVFAVPQSLVTTNVILAVQLINRGGGSYLAAQVEADLQQPAGLPVITSQPQPTNAQFGSDVSLTVAASGFGVTFPEWYRNGIPVVAGPTGFGSSIAISGSTLTITSVSDTDEGYYNCRVANPCGSVVSAQAQLTVFGAECNPRQLVGLWSFEGDAQDRSGAGNHGTLLGDILFVPGVSGLALRLEGIGSVMVPDAPSLNPVDSISLCAWFRPFFDTVGTSDDPIIDKGIGGAFVPPYYQYHLGIAGPRVLLIPGNVRMSADIGGSLQTGASYPAARATTSQWSQLVAVYDGQAIKVYINGVLASTTPATGPLGAHGQPLRFGRFNQVQSPSEYLRGDYDEIRIYRGVLSPSDIIYLRDHPSGEPSISAGSASCTGQTLVLAVDGVAVRVAGSYRWRKNGLPLADGPTGSGSIVSGALSPALRVSNAQPSDSGNYDVQFVDGCGSSATIIGPAQVVAIGPPAVAAPPESGTLCSQSPVVLTARTGPTSQSQAPAVLWRRNGVPLSAGPTGTGSTLAIAVQQLTANPYSWSTTLTISNSGPADAGAYTCTLTNACGPTTTAPATMAYCPADADCNGTVAPADIAVFIATWLDSLANGTLAGDFDRDGTVTPTDIAAFVAAWLNALTNGC, encoded by the coding sequence ATGAGAACCTCGCTCGGTCTGCGATTCTCACTTCTGGCCACAGTCGCCCTGGTGGTCACCGCGGTTCTCGCCAGCCGGGTTGTGGCCCAGCCCGACCAGGTTCTGGTCCCGTTTGAGCAGAGCCTCTGGCGGACCTACCCGGGCACGACCAGCACCGAAAACTGGATGAGCCCCAGCACGAGCGTCTTCGACGACTCATCGTGGCTGCAGCAAAGCCAGCCGTTCGGCGGGTATGTCGGCGGCGAGTGCATACCACCGTTCCCGGTTCAGAGCCCGATGCCGTTTGCTACCGGTGGTCTGTTTCGCAAGCGGTTCACCGTTCCATGCGGCGCTACCAACGTCCGCGTCCGCGTCGCGATCGACAACGATGTCCAGGTCTGGTGGAACGGCGTCGACATCTCTGGAGGGCTTCAAACCTCCGATACCTGCCCCGTCGCCGGCCAACTGGTGTTCGCGGTTCCTCAGTCCCTCGTTACGACCAACGTGATCCTGGCGGTTCAACTCATCAACCGCGGCGGGGGTTCATACCTCGCCGCGCAGGTCGAGGCGGACCTGCAGCAGCCCGCTGGGCTGCCCGTGATTACCTCCCAGCCCCAGCCGACGAACGCCCAGTTCGGGAGCGACGTTTCGCTGACCGTTGCAGCGAGCGGCTTTGGTGTGACGTTCCCCGAGTGGTATCGCAACGGGATTCCGGTCGTGGCCGGCCCGACGGGGTTTGGCTCCTCGATCGCCATCAGCGGCAGCACCCTGACCATCACCAGCGTCTCAGACACCGACGAGGGCTACTACAACTGCCGGGTGGCGAACCCGTGCGGATCTGTGGTGAGCGCTCAGGCCCAGTTGACCGTGTTCGGCGCCGAGTGCAACCCGCGGCAACTGGTGGGCCTGTGGTCGTTCGAGGGCGATGCGCAAGACCGCTCCGGTGCGGGCAACCACGGCACGCTCCTTGGCGACATCTTGTTCGTTCCCGGCGTCTCGGGCTTGGCGCTGCGACTCGAGGGCATCGGGTCAGTCATGGTTCCTGATGCGCCATCGCTCAACCCTGTCGATTCGATCAGTCTCTGTGCTTGGTTTCGGCCCTTCTTCGACACGGTCGGTACCAGTGACGATCCGATCATTGACAAGGGCATCGGCGGCGCGTTTGTGCCGCCCTACTACCAATACCACCTCGGCATCGCCGGACCACGAGTGCTGCTCATTCCAGGGAACGTGCGGATGTCCGCCGATATCGGTGGTTCACTCCAGACCGGGGCTTCCTATCCGGCAGCGAGGGCGACGACGTCACAGTGGTCCCAGCTCGTCGCTGTGTACGACGGTCAGGCAATCAAGGTGTACATCAACGGCGTTCTCGCCAGCACAACGCCCGCCACGGGTCCGCTCGGTGCTCATGGCCAGCCGCTCAGGTTCGGGAGGTTCAATCAGGTTCAATCTCCCTCCGAGTATCTCCGTGGTGACTACGACGAGATCCGGATCTATCGCGGGGTTCTCTCTCCGAGCGACATTATCTACTTACGGGATCATCCCTCGGGAGAACCATCGATTAGCGCGGGAAGCGCCTCCTGCACAGGGCAGACCCTGGTGCTCGCGGTCGACGGCGTCGCGGTGCGTGTCGCGGGTTCCTATCGCTGGCGCAAGAACGGGTTGCCGCTGGCCGATGGTCCCACCGGCTCGGGTTCGATCGTCTCGGGCGCCCTGAGCCCGGCGCTGCGAGTCTCGAATGCCCAACCGTCCGACTCAGGGAACTACGACGTCCAGTTCGTTGATGGCTGCGGATCGTCGGCCACGATCATCGGCCCGGCGCAGGTCGTCGCCATTGGTCCACCGGCAGTTGCTGCACCGCCCGAGTCCGGCACGCTGTGCAGCCAATCACCCGTTGTGCTCACCGCGCGCACCGGCCCGACGTCTCAGTCACAGGCGCCAGCGGTCCTGTGGCGGCGCAACGGGGTTCCTCTGAGCGCCGGCCCGACCGGCACGGGCTCGACACTCGCCATCGCCGTTCAGCAACTCACGGCCAACCCCTACTCGTGGTCCACGACGCTCACCATCTCGAACTCCGGGCCGGCCGACGCCGGCGCTTACACCTGCACACTGACCAACGCCTGTGGCCCAACCACAACCGCCCCGGCCACGATGGCCTATTGCCCCGCCGACGCGGACTGCAATGGGACCGTCGCGCCCGCGGACATCGCGGTCTTCATCGCGACGTGGCTCGACAGCCTCGCGAACGGAACGCTCGCCGGCGATTTCGATCGAGACGGAACGGTCACCCCGACCGACATCGCGGCGTTCGTTGCGGCCTGGCTCAACGCCCTGACGAACGGGTGCTGA
- a CDS encoding FKBP-type peptidyl-prolyl cis-trans isomerase yields MSVFAAAALAVSLSVVAAAGDEFAFRMLDVAEEIRLVGPSSIDDRPASGRSEPATLATRLIGSFKSEGNDPALMLHIAPVAIEGLPGALYFEVARADSPWAPFRQGIMQEFTKRGVPTLRVFDLAGSSTLKDALVGMWAQPAAFPPIAVSSLSPNLDLAITPPKTSGAPTVASTGIAYPTIKSGAVEMTSRMEVTDGGSGGGAGASRVVICDRGFDASGTQVWGPAADPGIAFVRTTPEAAATKRDDGLTIINLVPPADPAGPRLAPGGTLVCHFSFWLADGTLVESSRKEGRVPFRSAVPGTPIKGFDAGVQGMGVGERRRLVVPPDLAYGKDGARNSIPPDATLIFDIECLSVENPTEAAPSDNGSPPADMPGK; encoded by the coding sequence ATGTCCGTGTTCGCAGCAGCAGCCCTCGCAGTCAGTTTGTCCGTCGTTGCGGCCGCGGGCGATGAGTTCGCATTCCGCATGCTCGATGTAGCGGAGGAGATCCGGCTCGTCGGCCCCTCATCAATCGACGACCGCCCGGCGTCTGGGCGTTCCGAGCCCGCGACCCTGGCGACGCGCTTGATCGGCTCCTTCAAGTCCGAGGGAAACGACCCGGCGCTGATGCTGCACATCGCCCCGGTCGCCATCGAGGGCCTCCCCGGCGCCCTCTACTTCGAGGTCGCCCGTGCCGATTCCCCCTGGGCGCCGTTCCGGCAGGGGATCATGCAGGAGTTCACCAAGCGCGGCGTCCCTACGCTAAGGGTCTTTGACCTCGCCGGCTCCTCGACGCTCAAGGACGCCCTCGTCGGCATGTGGGCCCAGCCCGCGGCGTTCCCCCCGATCGCCGTGAGCAGCCTTAGCCCAAACCTCGATCTGGCCATCACGCCCCCGAAGACTTCGGGTGCCCCGACCGTTGCGTCAACCGGAATCGCCTACCCGACGATCAAGTCCGGCGCTGTCGAAATGACCAGCCGTATGGAGGTGACCGATGGGGGGAGCGGGGGGGGCGCAGGGGCGAGCCGGGTGGTCATCTGCGACCGCGGCTTTGATGCGTCCGGAACCCAGGTCTGGGGTCCCGCGGCTGACCCGGGTATCGCGTTTGTGCGCACAACCCCGGAGGCGGCGGCGACGAAGCGAGACGACGGCCTGACGATCATCAACCTTGTCCCACCCGCCGACCCGGCCGGTCCCCGGCTCGCGCCGGGCGGCACGCTGGTCTGCCACTTCTCCTTCTGGCTCGCGGATGGGACGCTGGTCGAATCCTCCCGCAAGGAGGGGCGCGTTCCGTTCCGGTCGGCGGTTCCGGGGACCCCGATCAAGGGCTTCGACGCGGGCGTGCAGGGCATGGGCGTCGGCGAGCGTCGGCGGCTCGTGGTTCCGCCCGACCTTGCCTATGGCAAGGACGGCGCCCGGAACAGCATCCCCCCGGATGCGACGCTGATCTTCGATATCGAGTGTCTTTCTGTAGAGAATCCGACGGAGGCAGCGCCATCTGACAATGGCTCGCCGCCCGCCGACATGCCAGGCAAGTGA
- a CDS encoding undecaprenyl-phosphate glucose phosphotransferase, whose product MVKQQHQLFVALLVAVDGLVASCACFIAWLVRHWIVPPDRWPRNWESYPKQALVLYAVPITIMVVRAMGLYRPRRDRSLVSEAIQVVKASLVSVVVIWSVAYLFDLSVFSVPFTKPVTWMGIEFDAGRVQFATLATALPLLMAAHRVSFRAGLRVLRRRGWNLRHVAVIGTGRLGQITARTLQRNSWTGIRVAYFLSHLDQKSRDRCLDRPVLGGLDDLERVLDANKADAVYVALPSQRSNLLTNVLTRLERFPVDVRVVPDLNPRYLPQSMSVSELDGMPILSYRESPTHGIGGVSKRIVDILGSLAAMLLFSPVMLLIAIIVRLNGPGPVIFKQRRMTLGGETFKIYKFRTMYHVEDEAGRPVKTPAEWTERNDPRITPIGRWLRRTSLDELPQFLNVLKGDMSLVGPRPERPELIMRFRDDWRGYMLRQHVKAGITGWAQVNGLRGQTSLRKRLQYDLFYVRHWSLGFDLRILVLTLFRGFVHKNAH is encoded by the coding sequence TTGGTCAAGCAGCAGCACCAACTCTTCGTTGCGTTGCTCGTGGCCGTGGATGGCCTGGTCGCCTCGTGCGCCTGCTTCATCGCGTGGCTGGTGAGACACTGGATCGTTCCGCCGGACCGGTGGCCCCGGAACTGGGAGAGCTACCCCAAGCAGGCGCTAGTCCTCTACGCGGTGCCGATCACGATCATGGTCGTCCGGGCGATGGGTCTCTATCGGCCGCGCCGAGACCGGTCACTGGTCAGCGAAGCGATCCAGGTAGTCAAGGCCTCGCTGGTGAGCGTCGTGGTGATCTGGAGCGTGGCGTACCTGTTCGACCTGTCGGTGTTCAGCGTGCCGTTCACCAAGCCGGTGACGTGGATGGGGATCGAGTTCGACGCCGGCCGCGTGCAGTTTGCAACGCTCGCGACGGCGCTGCCGCTGCTGATGGCCGCCCACCGGGTCAGTTTCCGCGCCGGGCTGCGTGTCCTCCGCCGAAGAGGCTGGAACCTCCGGCACGTCGCGGTCATCGGTACGGGCCGCCTGGGCCAGATCACGGCGCGGACGCTGCAGCGCAACAGTTGGACCGGTATCCGCGTCGCCTACTTCCTGTCGCACCTGGACCAGAAGTCCCGCGACCGCTGTCTGGACCGGCCGGTGCTGGGCGGCCTTGACGACCTGGAGAGGGTCCTCGATGCCAACAAGGCCGACGCGGTGTACGTGGCGCTCCCGTCGCAGCGGTCCAACCTGCTGACCAACGTCCTCACCCGGCTCGAGCGGTTCCCCGTCGACGTCCGGGTCGTGCCCGACCTCAATCCCCGCTACCTGCCGCAGAGCATGTCGGTGAGCGAACTCGACGGCATGCCGATCCTCTCGTACCGCGAGAGCCCGACGCACGGTATCGGCGGCGTCAGCAAGCGGATCGTGGACATCCTCGGCTCGCTCGCCGCGATGCTCCTGTTCTCGCCGGTGATGCTGCTGATCGCGATCATCGTCAGGCTGAACGGCCCGGGCCCGGTGATCTTCAAGCAGCGCCGCATGACGCTCGGCGGCGAGACGTTCAAGATCTACAAGTTCCGCACGATGTACCACGTCGAGGACGAGGCGGGCCGCCCCGTCAAGACCCCCGCCGAGTGGACCGAGCGCAACGACCCCCGGATCACCCCCATCGGCCGCTGGCTCCGCCGTACGAGCCTCGACGAACTGCCGCAGTTCCTGAACGTGCTCAAAGGCGACATGAGCCTGGTCGGCCCTCGGCCGGAGCGCCCCGAACTGATCATGCGGTTCCGCGACGACTGGCGCGGCTACATGCTCCGCCAGCACGTCAAGGCCGGCATCACGGGCTGGGCCCAGGTCAACGGCCTCCGCGGCCAGACGAGCCTCCGCAAACGCCTGCAGTACGACCTCTTCTACGTGCGCCACTGGTCGCTGGGGTTCGACCTGCGGATCCTGGTGCTGACGCTCTTCAGGGGGTTCGTGCACAAGAACGCGCACTGA
- the ssb gene encoding single-stranded DNA-binding protein, with protein sequence MASYNKVMLMGNVTRDIELRHTPNNQAVATIGIAVNRRYRTADGQQKEEVTFVDCDAWGKTAETMSKYLSKGRPVFIEGHLRLDQWKDQEGNNRSKLKVVIENFQFIDSKGGGGGGGGGNAEDGGGAASARSGSAARSAPNPSGGGYEPIQEDDIPF encoded by the coding sequence ATGGCCAGCTACAACAAGGTGATGCTCATGGGAAACGTGACGCGCGACATCGAGCTGCGTCACACCCCCAACAACCAGGCCGTCGCGACGATCGGCATCGCCGTCAACCGCCGCTACCGCACCGCTGACGGCCAGCAGAAGGAAGAGGTCACGTTCGTCGACTGCGACGCCTGGGGCAAGACCGCCGAAACCATGAGCAAGTACCTCTCCAAGGGCCGCCCTGTCTTCATCGAGGGGCACCTTCGGCTTGACCAGTGGAAGGACCAGGAGGGCAACAACCGCTCCAAGCTCAAGGTCGTCATCGAGAACTTCCAGTTCATCGATTCCAAGGGCGGCGGTGGTGGCGGCGGCGGCGGAAACGCCGAAGACGGGGGCGGCGCCGCCTCGGCCCGCTCAGGCTCCGCGGCGCGCTCGGCCCCGAATCCCTCCGGCGGCGGCTACGAGCCGATCCAGGAGGACGACATCCCGTTCTGA
- a CDS encoding glycosyltransferase: MNLLDAAYALGAAVAAPWWMRKARGDWPARFGRTDALGLPPGGRKRVLVHAVSVGEVNAIRELVPELARRGVEVVVSVGTDTGIARARELFAGAGSGQQGRLARVVRYPVDFSRAVRRFLDAVRPDAVALVELEVWPNFVGECRRRGVPVCVINGRLSERSFRGYKRVRAFIGRSFRSLARVGVQDEAYRDRFVAMGVPTDRCVVTGSMKWDAAAIADRVPGADELAAAMGINRSRPLIVAGSTGPLGAGSGGDSGEGGEEAMLHRACPAGVQLLCAPRKPERFDAARHAMPGCTVRSYGEGKAVVVERGAAGSDRFLLATIGELRAAYSLADVVVVGRSFGDLYGSDPIEPVSLGKAVVIGPAVKDFESIVGELERAGGIVRATIADLGATLNELLNDPPRRRELAERGRGCIRSHQGATLRHADLIMAVLKAGPGVRVQPVDPEAH, from the coding sequence ATGAACCTCCTCGACGCCGCGTACGCACTCGGAGCCGCCGTCGCCGCCCCGTGGTGGATGCGCAAGGCCCGCGGCGACTGGCCAGCCCGGTTCGGACGGACCGATGCACTCGGGCTGCCCCCGGGGGGACGCAAGCGGGTGCTGGTGCACGCGGTCTCGGTTGGGGAGGTGAATGCCATCCGGGAACTCGTGCCGGAACTGGCCCGGCGGGGTGTGGAGGTGGTCGTGTCGGTGGGGACCGATACGGGGATTGCCCGGGCTCGCGAGCTGTTTGCGGGGGCCGGAAGCGGGCAGCAGGGGCGGCTGGCGCGGGTGGTGAGGTATCCGGTGGATTTCAGCCGGGCGGTACGGCGGTTTCTGGATGCCGTCCGTCCGGACGCTGTGGCATTGGTTGAGCTCGAGGTCTGGCCGAACTTTGTTGGCGAGTGCCGGCGGCGGGGCGTGCCGGTGTGCGTCATTAACGGACGGCTGAGCGAGCGGTCGTTCCGCGGCTACAAGCGCGTGCGGGCGTTCATCGGGCGTTCGTTCCGCTCGCTGGCGCGGGTCGGGGTGCAGGACGAGGCGTACCGGGATCGGTTTGTTGCGATGGGCGTGCCGACGGATCGGTGCGTCGTGACGGGATCGATGAAGTGGGACGCGGCGGCGATCGCGGATCGTGTGCCCGGCGCCGATGAGCTTGCCGCGGCGATGGGGATCAACCGCTCGCGGCCGTTGATCGTGGCCGGGAGCACGGGGCCGCTGGGAGCCGGATCGGGCGGGGACTCTGGCGAGGGTGGGGAAGAGGCGATGCTGCACCGTGCGTGCCCGGCGGGGGTGCAGTTGCTGTGCGCACCGCGGAAGCCGGAGCGGTTTGACGCCGCGAGGCACGCGATGCCGGGTTGCACGGTCCGGTCGTACGGCGAGGGGAAGGCGGTTGTGGTTGAGAGGGGTGCGGCGGGAAGCGACCGATTCCTGCTCGCGACGATCGGCGAGTTGCGGGCGGCCTACTCGCTGGCGGACGTCGTGGTGGTCGGTCGGTCGTTCGGCGACCTGTATGGATCGGACCCGATCGAGCCGGTCTCCTTGGGGAAGGCGGTGGTCATCGGGCCGGCGGTAAAGGACTTTGAGTCGATCGTGGGCGAGTTGGAGCGGGCGGGCGGCATCGTGCGGGCGACGATCGCGGATCTGGGCGCCACGCTCAATGAGCTGCTGAACGACCCGCCTCGACGGCGGGAGTTGGCGGAACGCGGGCGAGGGTGCATCCGGTCGCACCAAGGGGCGACACTGCGGCATGCGGACCTGATCATGGCGGTGCTCAAGGCGGGGCCTGGGGTTCGCGTACAGCCGGTTGATCCGGAGGCCCACTGA
- the mnmG gene encoding tRNA uridine-5-carboxymethylaminomethyl(34) synthesis enzyme MnmG, translating to MPPTDYQVIVIGGGHAGVEAAWAAANLLPVDTARGGTPTVALVTLDPAKIGVMSCNPAIGGLAKGQIVREIDALGGVMGLATDATGINFKVLNTSKGAAVHGPRAQCDKHAYARAVQGFIASRPEIEVIGGAVDEFIIEQDRITGVVVVVNGSARIVLAARAVVLTTGTFMRGLMHTGDSRTPGGRFGEAPAVGISDTLRRLGFELGRLKTGTPPRLRRSTIDWDALEPQWGDQPPAPFSDLTAAETGLDDGTLRVAPSVARFPVLEQVDCRITATNQRVHDLIRANLHRAPMYSGQIESVGPRYCPSIEDKVVRFADRQSHHVFLEPESLSDDWIYCNGISTSLPADVQEQVVRAMPGCARAEICRPGYAVEYDMVRPHQIGATGMTKTVDGLFLAGQINGTSGYEEAAGQGLVAGLNAARFTRSEPLVTLGRDQAYIGVLMDDLVTKTPVEPYRMFTSRAEHRLLLRADNAADRLTGLAIEWGLLESAPFGRARAGLYAERRRQIADLDRAIAAIRLPGGERLADAIRRPGFTPTDLAAVVEPIAGRPFSDRALLTVHTNRVYEAYLARQRAEVRRHEELERRRLPAAIDYSTFINLRSEARLALARFRPETLGQAGRLEGITPADLTLLAVLVRRHSDAARTPASSV from the coding sequence ATGCCCCCAACCGACTACCAGGTCATCGTCATTGGCGGCGGCCACGCGGGCGTCGAGGCCGCGTGGGCCGCGGCGAACCTGCTTCCTGTCGACACCGCCCGCGGCGGCACGCCCACCGTCGCCCTCGTCACGCTCGATCCCGCCAAGATCGGCGTCATGTCCTGCAACCCCGCCATCGGCGGCCTTGCCAAGGGCCAGATCGTCCGAGAGATCGACGCCCTCGGCGGGGTCATGGGGCTCGCCACCGATGCCACCGGCATCAACTTCAAGGTCCTCAACACCTCCAAGGGCGCGGCCGTCCATGGGCCCCGCGCGCAGTGCGACAAGCACGCCTACGCCCGCGCCGTCCAGGGCTTCATCGCCTCGCGGCCGGAGATCGAGGTGATCGGCGGCGCGGTGGACGAGTTCATCATCGAGCAGGACCGCATTACCGGAGTCGTGGTTGTCGTCAACGGCTCGGCGCGCATCGTCCTCGCCGCCCGCGCCGTGGTGCTCACGACTGGCACGTTCATGCGCGGCCTCATGCACACCGGCGACTCCCGGACCCCCGGCGGTCGCTTCGGTGAGGCCCCGGCTGTCGGCATCTCCGACACCCTCCGCCGACTCGGTTTCGAACTCGGCCGACTCAAGACCGGCACCCCGCCGCGCCTGAGGCGATCGACGATCGACTGGGACGCGCTCGAGCCGCAGTGGGGGGACCAGCCGCCAGCCCCCTTCAGCGATCTGACGGCCGCGGAGACGGGCCTCGACGACGGCACGCTCCGCGTCGCGCCCTCGGTCGCCCGGTTCCCCGTCCTCGAGCAGGTCGACTGCCGCATCACCGCGACGAATCAAAGGGTCCATGACCTCATCCGCGCCAACCTGCACCGCGCGCCGATGTACTCCGGCCAGATCGAGTCCGTCGGTCCCCGCTACTGCCCCTCGATCGAGGACAAGGTCGTCCGCTTCGCCGACCGCCAGAGCCACCACGTCTTCCTCGAGCCCGAGTCCCTCAGTGACGACTGGATCTACTGCAACGGCATCTCCACCAGCCTGCCCGCGGATGTCCAGGAGCAGGTCGTTCGCGCCATGCCCGGCTGCGCGCGGGCTGAGATCTGCCGCCCCGGATACGCCGTTGAGTACGACATGGTCCGCCCGCACCAGATCGGCGCGACGGGCATGACCAAGACGGTCGATGGCCTGTTTCTCGCGGGCCAGATCAACGGCACCAGCGGTTATGAAGAGGCCGCAGGCCAGGGTCTCGTGGCGGGACTCAACGCCGCCCGATTCACCCGCTCCGAGCCGCTTGTCACCCTCGGCCGCGACCAGGCGTACATCGGCGTGCTCATGGACGACCTAGTCACCAAGACCCCCGTCGAGCCCTACCGGATGTTCACCAGCCGCGCCGAGCACCGGCTCCTGCTCCGGGCCGACAACGCCGCTGACCGGCTCACCGGCCTCGCGATCGAGTGGGGCCTGCTGGAATCGGCCCCCTTCGGCAGGGCACGGGCTGGCTTGTACGCCGAGCGCCGGCGCCAGATTGCCGACCTCGATCGGGCTATCGCGGCGATCCGCTTGCCGGGTGGCGAGCGCCTTGCGGACGCCATCCGGCGCCCGGGATTCACCCCCACCGATCTCGCGGCGGTCGTCGAGCCCATCGCCGGCCGGCCCTTCAGCGACCGCGCTCTGCTGACTGTCCACACCAACCGCGTCTATGAGGCGTATCTGGCCCGCCAGCGGGCCGAGGTCCGCCGCCACGAGGAGTTGGAGCGCCGGCGGCTCCCGGCAGCCATCGACTACTCGACCTTTATCAACCTGCGATCCGAAGCCCGCCTCGCTCTCGCCCGGTTCCGTCCCGAGACACTCGGCCAGGCCGGTCGTCTTGAGGGGATCACCCCGGCTGATCTGACCCTGCTCGCGGTCCTGGTCCGCCGGCACTCCGATGCGGCGCGGACGCCGGCTTCGTCCGTGTAG